CAGACAAAAAAGCGGAGCGCCGCTCTGTCGGCGCTCCGCATCGCTTACTTGATCCGGATGAGGTGCTACTTGACTTCGACCTCGGCGCCGGCTTCTTCCAGCTGCTTCTTGGCTTCCTCGGCGTCGTCCTTGGACACAGCTTCCTTGATGGCCTGGGGAGCCTCGTCCACCTTGGCCTTGGCTTCCTTGAGACCCAGGCCGGTGAGGGCGCGCACAACCTTGATGACGGCGATCTTGTTGCCGCCGGCGCTCTTCAGCACGACGTCGAACTCGGTCTTCTCTTCCTCTTCAGCGGCAGCATCGCCGCCGCCGGCGCCGGGCATGGCAGCCACAGCAGCCACGGGAGCGGCAGCGGAGACACCGAACTTCTCTTCAAGCTCCTTGATGAGCTCGGCGAGGTCGAGGACGGTCATCTCAGAAATAAATTCAATAACTTGCTCTTTGGTGATATCGGCCATGGGAAGTACTCCTTCAATGAATGGCGTTGGCTTGGTTGCGGTTTAGGCTGCTTGTTCCTTCTCGTCCTTGATCGCAGTAAGGACGTTGAGGAACGAGCGCGGTACGTTGGCGAGCAGTCCCACAAAGTTCTGGGGCACAGCGTTCATTGTGCCCAAGAGCTTGGCGAGGAGCTCTTGCCTTCCGGGCAGTTTGGAGAGGTCTTCGACGCCCTTCTCCTCGATGTACGAGCCCATCAGGCTGGCGAAACGGATCGAGAATTTCTTGTTGCCCTTGGAGAATTCGGTCAGGACCTTCGCCGCGGCAACAGGATCCTCGTACCCGAAGGCAACGGCGCACGTTTCCTTGAGCTTGTCGCTCAGGACTTCGTGGGTACCGCCGGTGAAAGCGATCCGAGCCAGGGTGTTCTTGACGACTTGGTAGTCGACGCCCGCTTCGCGGAGCTTGACCCTCAGCGCGGTGGTCTCTTCCACCTTCAGGCCCTTGAAGTCGGTCACGATGGCGATACGTGCTTCGTCCGCCTTCGCCTTGATGGCCTCGATTACTTCGGCCTTCTCGGCTCTGTTCACGTGCCTGGCTCCTTGTCAGGGTTGAGGTGGAAAGAGATGAGCCAAAGCCATGTCTCGGCAGGAGATTAAGGAATCCAAAGGACCCCGCCTGCTTTCTTCGACTCTTCCCTTTCTGGTTGGATAACCGGTACGACTGTGAGTGTATGAAAGAAAGCCGGCGACGGAGACGTCCGCCGCCAGCTCCTTAACCCTCGATGAGCTTGCGGATGGACAGGGGATCGACCTTGATCCCGGGTCCCATGGTGGTCGCAAGCGCCATGTTTTTCATGTACGTGCCCTTGGCGGCGGACGGCTTGAGCCGGTTCACCGAGTCCACAAGAGCGCGAAGGTTGTCGATGAGCTTTTCCTGGCCGAAGGAGACCTTGCCCAGCGGTGCATGCAGCACGCCGGCTTTGTCCACCTTGAACTCAACGCGGCCGGCCTTCATTTCTTTAACGGCGTCGCCGATATCGAAGGTAACGGTGCCCGTCTTGGCGTTGGGCATCAGGCCGCGCGGACCGAGAATACGGCCGATCTGACCGACTTTGGCCATCATGTCCGGCGTGGCAACAGCCTTGTCGAACTCCAGGAAGCCGCCCTTGACCTTCTCGATGAGGTCCTCGTCGCCCACAATGTCGGCGCCGGCTGCCTTGGCTTCGGCCTGCTTTTCGCCCTTGCAGAATGCGGCCACGCGCACTTCCTTGCCCAGGCCGTGCGGCAGGGTGACGGCGCCGCGGACCATCTGGTCGGAGTATTTCGGATCAACGCCCAGATTGATCGCCACATCCACGCTCTCGTCGAAGTTCGCGTACGCGGACTGGACCGCGAGCTTCATGGCCTCGAAGACCTCGTGGCGGACCGTAGTGTCGATGCCTTCGACTGCCTTTTTGAATTTCTTTCCTCTCGCCATCGCTAGTCGCCTCTCGTATTACCCTTTGACTTCAATTCCCATGCTGCGCGCAGTGCCGAGAACGGAGCGCATGGCTGCCTCAATGTCTTTGGCGGTCAGGTCGGGGGTCTTGAGCTCGGCAATCTCCTTCACCTGAGCCAAGGTCACGGTTCCGACCTTTTCCTTGTGGGGCTCGCCGGAGCCCTTGTCCACTTTCGCCGCCTTCTTAAGCAGCACCGCAGCGGGCGGGGTCTTGGTGATGAAGGTGAACGAGCGGTCGGCAAAGACCGTGATCTCCACCGGAATGACCATGCCCTTCTGGTCCTGGGTCTTGGCGTTGAACGCCTTGCAGAACTCCATGATATTCAAGCCGTGCTGACCCAGCGCCGGACCCACGGGCGGCGAGGGGTTGGCCGCGCCGGCCGGGATTTGCAGCTTGATCTTGGCGATCACTTTCTTGGCCATGGGAGTCTATCCTCTTTAATCGTATTCGTCGTCGCGGTGTCCGGGGGACGGCGAACCGCGGTTTTACTAGCCCTTGGTTACCTGCACGAAGTCGAGTTCGACCGGCGTCTGGCGTCCGAAAATAGAGACTTCCACCCGGAGCTTGCCCTTGTCGTAGTTCACGTCCTCGACCACGCCGTTGAATCCCCCGAAGGGTCCGTCGATGACGCGGACCTCATCTCCCCGCTCGAAGTGGAACTTCGGCCGGGGCTGTTCCTGACGGCTGACCATCATTGCGAGAATGCGCTCGGCTTCCGAGTCGCGCATGGGAGTGGGCCGGTTCTTGCCCCCCACAAAGCCCGTGACGCGCGGAATGGACTGCACGAGATGCCAGGAGAGGTCGTTCATGACCATCCTCACCATGATGTAGCCCGGGTAGAACTTGCGCATCGAGGTCTTTTTCGCGCCCTTCACGAGCTCGATGACCTTTTCGGTGGGAACGACCACCTCCTTGATGGCGCCGTTGTCCTGTCCGGTGCGCATCATCTCCTTGATGGTCTGCTCCACACGCTGCTCGTATCCCGAGTAGGTGTGGACGATGTACCAC
Above is a genomic segment from Oceanidesulfovibrio indonesiensis containing:
- the rplL gene encoding 50S ribosomal protein L7/L12 produces the protein MADITKEQVIEFISEMTVLDLAELIKELEEKFGVSAAAPVAAVAAMPGAGGGDAAAEEEEKTEFDVVLKSAGGNKIAVIKVVRALTGLGLKEAKAKVDEAPQAIKEAVSKDDAEEAKKQLEEAGAEVEVK
- the nusG gene encoding transcription termination/antitermination protein NusG — protein: MADAPENNGGADQFVPDGEGVAEPKARWYIVHTYSGYEQRVEQTIKEMMRTGQDNGAIKEVVVPTEKVIELVKGAKKTSMRKFYPGYIMVRMVMNDLSWHLVQSIPRVTGFVGGKNRPTPMRDSEAERILAMMVSRQEQPRPKFHFERGDEVRVIDGPFGGFNGVVEDVNYDKGKLRVEVSIFGRQTPVELDFVQVTKG
- the rplK gene encoding 50S ribosomal protein L11, with product MAKKVIAKIKLQIPAGAANPSPPVGPALGQHGLNIMEFCKAFNAKTQDQKGMVIPVEITVFADRSFTFITKTPPAAVLLKKAAKVDKGSGEPHKEKVGTVTLAQVKEIAELKTPDLTAKDIEAAMRSVLGTARSMGIEVKG
- the rplJ gene encoding 50S ribosomal protein L10 encodes the protein MNRAEKAEVIEAIKAKADEARIAIVTDFKGLKVEETTALRVKLREAGVDYQVVKNTLARIAFTGGTHEVLSDKLKETCAVAFGYEDPVAAAKVLTEFSKGNKKFSIRFASLMGSYIEEKGVEDLSKLPGRQELLAKLLGTMNAVPQNFVGLLANVPRSFLNVLTAIKDEKEQAA
- the rplA gene encoding 50S ribosomal protein L1; this translates as MARGKKFKKAVEGIDTTVRHEVFEAMKLAVQSAYANFDESVDVAINLGVDPKYSDQMVRGAVTLPHGLGKEVRVAAFCKGEKQAEAKAAGADIVGDEDLIEKVKGGFLEFDKAVATPDMMAKVGQIGRILGPRGLMPNAKTGTVTFDIGDAVKEMKAGRVEFKVDKAGVLHAPLGKVSFGQEKLIDNLRALVDSVNRLKPSAAKGTYMKNMALATTMGPGIKVDPLSIRKLIEG